One window from the genome of Sulfodiicoccus acidiphilus encodes:
- the upsA gene encoding pilin subunit UpsA gives MKRKAVSSILGTVLVLAVTLALGGLLYSYSQGLFGSLTQQAQLQVSSQLVVSPSGDAALQFSLQNYGNVEINVTHVSLLSPTGTITYSNHTTIVIEPGQTVQEVQVGIQGVVAGQYYTLLIEGVTSGGRLIRHPKKSWPRAKRGLSSILSSLIVTAVTLSLAGALLGAFWGRVYNSESVLQQSDHLYDEQLQTRLEIVGFGNTTSSYYLFNYGASNVTVTQVAIGNRIVRGNWEIPQELWWSLVN, from the coding sequence ATGAAAAGGAAGGCCGTGTCTTCAATCTTGGGGACCGTCCTAGTGTTGGCTGTTACGCTCGCACTGGGGGGTCTACTTTACTCCTACTCTCAGGGTTTGTTTGGGAGTTTAACTCAGCAAGCACAGCTTCAGGTGTCCTCTCAACTGGTGGTAAGTCCTAGTGGAGATGCTGCCCTTCAGTTCTCCCTTCAGAACTACGGAAATGTGGAAATCAACGTAACTCACGTCTCACTACTATCTCCCACGGGCACTATAACATACTCTAACCACACAACCATTGTGATAGAGCCCGGTCAGACGGTACAAGAGGTTCAAGTTGGAATACAGGGAGTTGTTGCTGGGCAATACTACACGTTGTTGATCGAAGGTGTCACGTCTGGGGGAAGACTTATCAGACATCCCAAGAAATCCTGGCCCAGAGCTAAGAGAGGGCTATCCAGCATCCTTTCCTCACTGATAGTAACTGCCGTAACGTTATCGCTTGCAGGGGCGTTATTGGGTGCGTTCTGGGGGAGGGTTTATAATTCGGAATCCGTTCTTCAGCAGAGTGACCATCTTTACGATGAGCAACTCCAGACTAGGCTGGAGATAGTAGGATTTGGGAACACAACGTCGAGCTACTACCTATTCAACTACGGAGCATCTAACGTGACTGTGACTCAAGTCGCGATAGGAAATCGGATAGTAAGAGGAAACTGGGAGATCCCCCAGGAACTATGGTGGAGCTTAGTAAACTAG
- a CDS encoding transposase, giving the protein MDGREYRCPKCGMTYNRDLNASINVARASTRGTGRGDEGAPRRVPETPKPRP; this is encoded by the coding sequence GTGGACGGAAGAGAATACAGATGTCCTAAATGTGGCATGACGTATAACCGCGATTTAAACGCGTCGATCAACGTAGCCCGTGCCTCAACGAGAGGTACGGGTCGGGGGGATGAAGGTGCACCGCGAAGGGTACCAGAAACCCCGAAGCCCCGCCCGTGA
- a CDS encoding IS200/IS605 family accessory protein TnpB-related protein: protein MIKEIRHKYFGIRKKLQEKRRLDVMKRLRGKESETVNHELHVVSKKIVEYAKQFPSPVIVVEKLTGIRENFKESKKLDRRFHSLPFRKLQNNDKVQSEDQRYKSGIH, encoded by the coding sequence ATGATTAAGGAAATTAGACATAAGTACTTCGGCATCAGGAAGAAGCTCCAGGAAAAGAGAAGACTAGACGTGATGAAGAGGCTAAGAGGGAAGGAGAGCGAGACTGTTAATCACGAGCTTCACGTTGTCTCCAAGAAGATCGTAGAATACGCCAAACAATTTCCTTCCCCAGTGATAGTCGTGGAGAAACTCACAGGAATTAGGGAGAACTTCAAGGAGAGCAAGAAACTCGATAGGAGGTTCCATTCTTTGCCATTTAGAAAACTACAGAATAATGATAAAGTACAAAGCGAAGATCAACGGTATAAAAGTGGTATACATTAA
- a CDS encoding DMT family transporter, with amino-acid sequence MKRDLILLTLGGASFGTAAIFVAISSMTPATIAVLRFLLAGAILATLRGTLKYFKRTFPYALLLGIHMFLFIQSVKSTAIIDATVLVSTSPIFAIPIAKGLGVNVSKTDLWAALLAVLGVIVMNYPLVLGEVLGNVEALGAALATAFYTILLNKRTWDADPISMTSSIYLEAALIMSPLILIQGIGVLNARSWLAIAGLVALPTLVGHSTVIYLSKRVRPQVIDTFTLLEPVVATILAFIIFGQMPTNDQVVGATIVIFSLVLLFLRS; translated from the coding sequence ATGAAAAGGGACTTGATCCTCCTTACTCTAGGAGGTGCTTCCTTTGGGACAGCCGCCATATTTGTTGCTATCTCATCTATGACCCCCGCTACTATAGCAGTTTTAAGGTTTCTTTTGGCCGGTGCGATTCTAGCGACTCTGAGAGGAACTCTGAAGTACTTTAAGAGGACTTTTCCATATGCCCTCCTACTCGGCATTCACATGTTCCTCTTCATTCAGAGCGTGAAGTCCACTGCTATTATAGACGCCACTGTCCTAGTTTCTACCTCTCCCATATTCGCCATTCCTATAGCGAAGGGACTAGGTGTGAATGTGTCAAAAACGGACCTCTGGGCTGCCCTGTTGGCGGTTCTTGGAGTAATAGTCATGAATTACCCTCTTGTATTGGGAGAGGTCCTAGGTAATGTGGAAGCGCTAGGTGCAGCCTTAGCCACTGCCTTCTATACGATCCTTCTAAATAAAAGGACGTGGGACGCCGATCCGATATCAATGACCTCAAGTATATATCTCGAGGCGGCTCTCATTATGTCACCTCTTATCTTAATTCAGGGAATTGGTGTTCTAAATGCCAGGTCTTGGCTAGCTATAGCTGGTTTAGTGGCCTTACCTACGCTAGTGGGACATAGTACTGTGATTTACCTGTCAAAGCGCGTCAGGCCTCAAGTGATAGATACGTTCACTCTCCTAGAACCAGTGGTAGCCACGATCTTGGCATTCATCATTTTCGGACAAATGCCTACAAACGATCAAGTGGTAGGAGCCACAATCGTGATATTCTCATTGGTTCTCCTTTTCTTGAGGTCCTAG
- a CDS encoding NAD(P)H-hydrate dehydratase — translation MISTSEMRVLEVNSQFLGVPTRLLMENAGRAVAAEISNRIDVRHKEVVIFVGHGGKGGDGLVTARFLAGEGAKVKVVLTGEVKHPDAAENLRIIEDMDFSIDIENVWDYEPREYAVAVDALLGTGLKAAPKEPLKTAIRLFNETRAYKVSIDLPSGMDPDSGMTFGDYVVPNLVIALHDVKGGVTGNFDVVKVNIGIPPEASIYVGPGDVLETIKPRSMKSKKGDFGRVLVIGGNQTFSGAPTLASLGALRTGADLVYTASPEETAKTISTYSPDLISIKLTGKELSPSNVGELTPWIERVDAIVLGPGLGVSENVREACELILEELRKREKPAVIDADALKVLRGRSMYKKVVVTPHAGEFKIFFGKESGEGRERIVKASEAAKERECVLLLKGYFDVITDGERFKLNKSGNPGMAVGGTGDVLTGIVAALMARKIEPFKAAYVGAFINGVAGSLAHAKLGDHLTASDLVSHIPEAIRDPLTSASVRPYRRVLG, via the coding sequence GTGATATCGACATCCGAAATGAGAGTCTTAGAAGTAAACTCGCAGTTTCTCGGCGTTCCAACTCGACTCTTAATGGAGAATGCCGGAAGGGCTGTAGCAGCGGAGATCTCAAACAGGATCGATGTGAGACACAAAGAAGTCGTGATATTCGTGGGACATGGAGGAAAGGGGGGCGACGGACTAGTAACGGCGAGGTTCCTTGCCGGGGAGGGAGCTAAGGTCAAAGTAGTACTAACTGGGGAAGTGAAGCATCCAGACGCGGCTGAAAACTTGAGGATCATCGAGGACATGGATTTCTCCATTGATATAGAGAATGTATGGGACTACGAGCCTAGGGAGTATGCGGTTGCGGTAGACGCCTTGTTGGGAACTGGGCTCAAGGCTGCTCCCAAGGAGCCTTTGAAGACAGCCATAAGGCTGTTTAACGAAACTAGGGCTTACAAAGTGTCCATAGACTTACCGTCTGGCATGGATCCTGACAGTGGCATGACGTTCGGTGATTACGTAGTCCCCAACTTAGTCATAGCACTTCACGATGTAAAGGGTGGAGTAACGGGGAATTTCGACGTCGTGAAGGTCAACATCGGAATACCTCCAGAGGCTTCAATTTACGTTGGTCCCGGTGACGTGCTTGAAACGATTAAGCCGCGATCAATGAAGTCCAAGAAAGGTGACTTCGGTAGGGTCTTGGTAATAGGTGGAAACCAGACCTTTAGTGGAGCACCTACATTGGCCAGTCTCGGGGCCCTGAGAACAGGAGCTGACCTAGTATATACCGCTTCTCCAGAGGAGACTGCAAAGACAATATCTACATACTCTCCAGACCTAATTTCTATAAAACTAACTGGAAAGGAACTTTCTCCTTCCAACGTGGGAGAGCTAACACCGTGGATAGAGAGAGTCGACGCGATCGTGCTTGGCCCCGGCCTAGGGGTCTCTGAGAACGTGAGGGAAGCCTGTGAACTGATCCTCGAGGAACTAAGAAAGAGGGAGAAACCAGCCGTGATAGATGCCGACGCCCTCAAGGTCTTGAGGGGAAGGTCGATGTATAAGAAGGTGGTTGTGACTCCTCATGCTGGAGAGTTTAAGATTTTCTTCGGAAAAGAGAGCGGTGAGGGGAGGGAGAGGATAGTTAAGGCCTCCGAGGCAGCTAAGGAGAGAGAGTGCGTCTTGTTGTTGAAAGGATACTTTGACGTGATAACCGATGGAGAAAGGTTCAAGTTGAACAAGAGCGGAAATCCGGGAATGGCTGTGGGAGGTACGGGAGATGTCCTCACTGGTATAGTCGCAGCGTTGATGGCGAGGAAAATAGAGCCTTTCAAGGCCGCCTATGTTGGAGCTTTCATAAACGGTGTTGCTGGAAGTCTGGCCCACGCTAAGCTAGGAGACCACCTTACCGCCTCGGACCTAGTCTCACATATACCAGAAGCGATCCGCGACCCGCTTACATCGGCTTCTGTAAGACCTTATAGGAGAGTCTTAGGCTGA
- a CDS encoding dihydrodipicolinate synthase family protein: MKGIVVPIVTPFNEKEELDLDALGEVTRYLLREGIEWIMALGTTGEFNMLSEEEKVLVVRTVVEHGKGKVIAGINENSSYNAAKLAKQYADVGASELITIPPLYHRTDELGIVKFYESIAKVGLPVYVYNIPSLVGYEFPPTALHKLVEEGVVSGMKYTTSDLVAFLRLTAYAKEANSSFNSLMGEDRLIVDAIARGADGTVAGSGNVAPELVVQAVRLTRDGNLREALKIQEKLTTLVEAIMEGDYPALLKAAMRYRGVSGGKCRSPLHSTPESEGRVYTVMKSMGL, from the coding sequence ATGAAGGGAATAGTAGTTCCAATAGTCACTCCGTTCAACGAAAAAGAAGAGTTGGACCTAGATGCCTTGGGTGAGGTAACACGATATCTCTTAAGGGAGGGAATAGAGTGGATAATGGCCCTAGGGACAACTGGAGAGTTCAATATGTTAAGTGAGGAGGAGAAGGTCCTAGTTGTGAGAACTGTAGTTGAACATGGAAAAGGTAAGGTAATTGCAGGAATAAATGAGAACTCCTCGTACAACGCCGCGAAGCTGGCGAAACAGTACGCAGACGTTGGAGCGAGTGAGCTAATAACTATACCTCCTCTCTATCATAGGACGGACGAGTTGGGAATAGTGAAGTTCTATGAGTCTATAGCTAAGGTGGGATTGCCGGTCTATGTCTACAACATTCCTTCCCTGGTGGGGTACGAATTTCCTCCTACAGCTCTCCACAAACTGGTCGAAGAGGGGGTGGTGAGCGGGATGAAGTACACCACGTCCGACTTAGTGGCCTTCCTTAGATTAACAGCCTACGCCAAGGAGGCCAATTCAAGCTTTAACAGCCTCATGGGTGAGGATAGGTTGATAGTGGATGCGATAGCAAGAGGAGCTGATGGCACTGTAGCTGGCAGTGGTAACGTAGCCCCAGAACTAGTGGTACAAGCTGTGAGACTGACAAGAGATGGAAATCTCAGAGAAGCTCTCAAAATACAGGAGAAACTTACGACTCTAGTGGAGGCAATAATGGAGGGCGATTATCCAGCGCTCCTTAAGGCCGCAATGAGATACAGAGGAGTCAGTGGAGGGAAGTGCAGGTCTCCTCTACACTCCACTCCAGAGAGTGAGGGGCGAGTGTATACCGTCATGAAGTCCATGGGCCTATGA